The following coding sequences are from one Sesamum indicum cultivar Zhongzhi No. 13 linkage group LG11, S_indicum_v1.0, whole genome shotgun sequence window:
- the LOC105173964 gene encoding E3 ubiquitin-protein ligase RHF2A, with translation MDEVKKTESHMTSAAAFVEGGIQDACDDACSICLEAFSDSDPSTVTSCKHEFHLQCILEWCQRSSNCPMCWQSVSLKDPASQELLAAVEQERAFRFTPSRNAAIFHHPTLGDFELQHIPVGVNDPELEERIIQHLAAAAAMGRTRRIARREGSRSRSSAHSQPQFVVFSANPNSSSTASVSASLSPGGAETESAATTVTNPSSPLVSSSVQRNQVSASSSRSLFRATTCHGIANDNRSRASESSLPNLDSAGPSEFQSFSDTWKSRLSTMSMKYKESISRSTRGWKEKLFSRSSSMADIDSGVRREVNAGIATVSRMMERLETRDNNCAGRVPLANNVVDPSVTGRSNHGNRETPNEPPSNGNNATSFAASPI, from the exons ATGGATGAGGTCAAGAAGACAGAAAGTCACATGACTTCAGCGGCAGCTTTTGTAGAAGGGGGGATTCAGGATGCCTGTGATGATGCTTGTAGCATATGCCTTGAGGCCTTTTCCGATAGTGATCCTTCTACG GTGACAAGCTGCAAGCATGAGTTCCACCTTCAATGCATTCTTGAATG GTGTCAAAGAAGCTCCAATTGTCCAATGTGTTGGCAATCTGTCAGTCTGAAAGATCCTGCCAG TCAAGAGTTGCTTGCGGCTGTCGAACAGGAGAGAGCCTTTAGGTTCACTCCGTCAAGGAATGCGGCTATATTTCATCATCCCACCCTTGGAGATTTTGAGTTGCAGCAT ATACCAGTGGGAGTGAATGATCCTGAACTTGAGGAGCGGATTATACAACATTTGGCGGCAGCTGCTGCAATGGGGAGGACTCGCCGCATTGCTCGTAGGGAGGGTTCAAGGAGTCGATCATCTGCTCACAGCCAACCACAGTTTGTGGTGTTCTCAGCAAATCCGAATTCATCTTCCACTGCTTCTGTTTCAGCTTCCTTATCTCCTGGTGGAGCAGAAACTGAATCAGCTGCAACAACAGTAACTAATCCTTCATCTCCGCTTGTGTCATCTTCTGTTCAAAGGAATCAAGTTTCTGCTTCATCATCTAGATCTTTATTCAGGGCAACTACTTGCCATGGAATAGCTAACGATAATAG AAGCCGTGCAAGTGAGTCTTCCTTGCCAAACCTCGACAGTGCAGGTCCTTCTGAGTTTCAGTCCTTTTCAGACACTTGGAAATCCCGACTGAGCACAATGTCAATGAA ATACAAAGAGTCAATTTCAAGAAGTACAAGAGGATGGAAGGAAAAGCTGTTTTCTCGAAGCTCTTCTATGGCAGATATTGATTCTGGTGTTAGGAGAGAGGTAAATGCTGGAATCGCTACTGTATCCCGCATGATGGAACGCCTTGAAACTAGGGATAACAATTGTGCTGGTCGAGTTCCGCTAGCAAATAATGTAGTGGATCCTTCAGTCACAGGACGCAGCAACCATGGTAACAGAGAAACCCCCAATGAACCACCATCTAATGGCAATAATGCTACTTCTTTTGCCGCAAGTCCAATTTGA